TGTTCTTGTTGATCGTGGAGGTGCATGGAGTTTTAGAGATTCCCGCTTTGTGGATTTAGTTAATTTGagctaaaatttaataatttctaAAATACACTCTGGGTACGATTCGTTCATGTGAATTATTGTATGATTATGGGTTGAGGTTTAATATGCTTTTTTCCCTTTTTATGCTTAGTCGGCTACATGATGATTGAATTTGAAACTGTTCGTTTTGGGTTGAGATAGATTATTTCCCTTTCGAAGATTAGTGAAAGAGTTCTCTCCTGAGATAGTGTTGGCCTATTTTTGGCAAAATCCTTGAGGGTTGTGAATTCCATGTGTGCGTAGTGTCACAGTCTGGCTCTTGGGTTTCATGGGGTTAGTTTATTCCAGATGTAGCATATTTCATGTTACAAACAAATAAGTTTGTTCTACCATTTCATTGGAGTTTCATATGTGCTTAACGTCAGATCTTTTAGCTCAAGGATATGCTATCAGCCCTTGAATTAGTCATTTAGATTGACAAATGTGATTTGCTTTCCTAATTTTGTTTAAACAGTTGATTCAGTTACTTTATGAAGCCAATGGTTTGATAGGACTCCTTTTTccgaataatggagtacgaggAGCAATCTGGATTCTGAAAAATTTGCTGATGTTGATGGATTAATTCTAAGGacatttttaatttttgaattaatttgtttagataaaaatatttatcataGTTTAGGATGGTACACACATGTACTTAGGCGACCAATAGATGCCTCACTCAGGCAATGTGAGACCATGAGGAATACACATTAACCAAGGAAGAGGGAGATAAAAGAAGACTGGTTAGATATGATAAAAGAAGAtaaaattcatttaaatatagtTTAGGATATAGTATGGGATAGCATTATTAAGACTTTGGTTGAAATGAACAATTTGTCCGAGTTGCCCCACATTTCTGTGTTACTTGTGAAACATAAATTATATAAGCTCTTTCTGAAGCATTTCTTCTTTAAATAAGGTTCGGTAGGTTGTTTATTCCTCTTTATCCATTTGTTCATAAAtgggattttatttgttttcatgttggttttgtttattgatgaaGTTGAGTATTGCTTTTACATTGAAACGAAAACTTTGTAGTTATAGTAATTACCTGTAATTTGCTGCCAAGTTCCTTTGTCTTGGAAATATGAACGTTGTTATATATGTTTCTATGGACATAATTTTCacaaatttttaataaatatttgttGCACTGCAGAATGTTTTTTTGCTTTAAAGGTTTGGAATGCTCAAAATTCCGGTGCTGCTGCAGTTCTAGTTACTGATGATGTTGATGAACCATTGATAACTATGGACTCACCTGAAGAAGATGTTGCATCTGGAAAATATATTGAGAACATAACAATACCATCTGCACTGATTAGTAAAAATTTTGGTGAAAGGTTAAAGAAAGCAATCGATGGTAGTGATATGGTGAACCTGAATCTTGATTGGAGAGAAGCTGTTCCACATCCAGATGATCGAGTTGAATATGAACTGTGGAGTAACAGCAACGATGAGTGTGGAGCTAAATGTGACATGTTGATGGAATTTGTAAAAGATTTTAAGGGCGCAGCTCAAATTCTCGAGAAAGGTGGTTATACTCAATTTACACCTCATTATATAACTTGGTTCTGTCCTCGTGCATTCACTGTAAGCAAGCAATGCAagtctcaatgcatcaaccacGGACGATATTGTTCTCCAGACCCCGAAGAAGATTTTAGCTCTGGTTATGATGGAAAAGACGTTGTTCTTGAAAACTTGAGACAGTTATGTGTATTTAGAGTGGCAAAAGAGGCCCAAAAGTCATGGATCTGGTGGGACTACGTTACTGATTTCAAAATTAGATGCCCCATGAAGGAGAAGAAATACAATAAAGAATGTGCTGATGGTGTTATCAAATCATTAGGTAACCTTTCATGTCTTTAGTTGTAACTTGTAACTTGTTTCGGTCTGGCATTGTTTCTGATAATTGTGTTCCAATGTGGCTGGCATATCAGGGCTTGATCtgaaaaaaatcgaaaaatgCATGGGTAACCCTGAGGATGATTCGGACAATGCTGTTTTGAAAGAGGAGCAGGATGCTCAAGTGAGTTTTGTAATCAAGATTTTGAATCATCGCGGATTGCTGTTCTGTTTGTCCTTGTTACGCTCCTATGAGATCATGCTCATGTAAAATGTCTGAAAAGTAATTTATCGGCAGGTTGGGAAAGGATCTCGTGGTGATGTAACCATATTGCCTACAGTAGTTGTGAATAATAGGCAATATCGAGGTCAGTTTTGACTTTCATAAGTTTCATTAAGCAGGCTAAATACTAGTCTTTAATGTGTTGGCTTTCAGGTAAATTGGAGAAAGGTGCTGTTTTAAAAGCTTTATGCTCAGGTTTTGAAGAAACTACTGAACCTTCTGTTTGTTTGAGTGGtggtaagtttttttttttttttgatgccGTGATAAGTTATTTATAGAGTTAATCCAATGGTTGATTGgtaaatgattaataaaatcatgcattaTAGGAGAGTTTCTACTTTCTTGACTGCAGATGTGGAAACAAATGAATGCTTGGAAAATAATGGTGGCTGCTGGCAGAACAGGGCTGCTAATCTTACGGCTTGCAAGGTTTTTCAGTATAATTTTAAGATTCTTACCTCCCGCTTATATTAACTTTTGAAAGTATTTGTGTATGTGGATTTAGGATACGTTTCGAGGAAGAGTGTGTGAATGCCCTGTGGTTAACGGCGTGCAGTTTAAGGGAGATGGTTACAACTCTTGCACTGGTTTGTAAATAAATTTGGTTTTTTCATTTGAATGTAACAAGTGGTGTCTATCACTTTATCAGGAAATTTGTGATAGAAGTAGTCAttgcgcacacacacacacaaatcaTTTGATTAATCTATTTTATTTGAAACTTTTCAAGCTGTATTGGAAATTCTCAACGAAGTGGTGACCCGTGTTATGTTTGTGTTATGTTTTATGTTAACTTCTGGTGCAACTGAAATAGGTGAAAAAAATTTCTGAGTACTGAATAATAGATGTTTAACATGATAGCTCCAAATATGAACCCCGTGATATTTGTTTCACAGGATATAATTGGACACTTGCATAAACATTGCAATGTAATATTGTTGGACTATgtgaatgaaatattttttccaCACGCAGCAACTGGTCCTGGGCGATGCCAAATCAGCCATGGAGGCTGTTGGAACGAAAACAGAAATGGAATCGTTTTCTCAGCTTGTGTGGTTGGTGATTTCATTACTTTTGTTTCGGTCTTTTTTCTAATCCAATATATGGATGTGATGGAATATTttatacaaataaataaattttgccaAAAGGATTATGAAGAAGGGAAGTGCTCTTGTCCGCCTGGATTTAAAGGAGACGGTGTTAAAAGTTGTATAGGTAAGGAAACCTCGTGCATCACACTTTTATATCTACATTTTTACCAGAATATTATTTTCTTTTCATTACTTGTAGAGCCATTAACCAAGTTTTCTTCTTAGGTGAATACTTTGGCGTCGTGTGTTACTCTTAAATTTAGTTTAACCCTACCCGACGGCTGACTTAAAATGGTAGCGACACTACACCTGTTGCACGATCAATCTTTCATGAATGGGTGTTGTGTGATGTCTTATCGCAATTGtgcggtgtcaagttttagtactggaaTAAATACGAATATCGTTCCACAGTGTGATGTATTTTCCTAAGATCCTAGGATCCTATCCAAAATGTCGTCCCTCGAGtgataaatttcaaataaataataatgattCAATTAGCGATCAAGTAATTGAACGCAAACAAGTCAAGGAAACACAATTAAACTTAACAATGAACTTAAATAACTAAATCAAAAGATCAAAACCATATTTTCAAGTCATGCTACGTCGTCCTCTAGATAATAGAATTAGTTCATAATGACTAAGAAAGGAAAACAAATCATGTTTTTCAATCCCAACATTTAACTAAGAATTTTAAAGAAGAGAAGAATAGAATTGAAGCCGGATATGCTTCTCCGTCCTCGGAAGTTGTGATCTTCGTCTTCGTACCACAGTTCTCTTGGTCCTGCGATCTTGTGCCTCGTCTCGTCTCCCTTTTCTCTCTTTTCTAGATTTTTTCGTCCGGTATGTCTGATGAATCATCCCCATGGCGGCTAGGGTTTCAGCCTTTTTAAATCTCTCAAAACCAAAGAGTCCCTGTTCTGCATACCTCTCAGCGCAGGTGCGTGTTGGATCAGACGTTGCCGCGCGTCTAAGTCCGTCCCCGAGTGTGTTGTCTAGTCTCCGCAGCGCTGCCCCCCAGGAAATGGGGCGCTAGGGTGCTGTAATGTGCGGCGCAAGAGAGCTTATAATGTGGTGCTGGGGCGCTGCTTTTTCTGATCTGTGCGTCTGATTTCATCCCAGCTGCACGCCCCAGCACGACCTTTCTCTCTCTGCCTAAACTCTCAGCTTTGCCTCGCGCTGGCTTTTAGGTGCGGAGGTGTTGTTCATCAACTCATCGTTTTCCTTCCATTTCACTCCTTGGTCTCAAAATAATTGCATAAGCTTGATTCCTACAAACGACACAAACAACTACCAAAAACACATAAAACTGCTCTTCAACGTTAACGTTAGTATCAATTAAGACATAATAAAAGTGCAAATATTGCACTTTTCAACGGGTGAATCCACAGCACCTAATATATGTTCATGCTACTAAATCACAACAAAAAATTTACTGGTGTGTTTTTTCTAGCAGTATTCTTTATTATTGTACATAATTAACTCTTTATTTATTATACTCTGTAAAACccatttttccatttttttcgGAGCATCTGCATGTCAGCCTTGCTAATATCACAATCACAGTTATTCCATGTCTTGGCTTTTGAGTACAACCAATGTCTTAAGTAAATCTGTTTTGATGGAGCAATCAAACGTTTCCCTTGCTTCTTGCTGTTTGAGGTTCATTGTATCGACATGTTGTGCAAAGTCATCAAACGTTTTTCTTGTAcagatttttttatataatgatGAGCCCATTGCCTTGGCAGCGTTGTTGATAATTGTGAAATTGTCAATTAATAATGTTGGAGAGCAACTTACCTATCTTCATTGAACTGTGTGCTTACATATGCTCTATAGTGATCTAAATGTGGCACTTGAATTGTTGTTAAAAGTTTCGAGTTATATTGTTAATATTTGGTAGAGCATCGGGTGTTAGATATTACAAGAAGTATCAAAGTGAACGTCATTTGTCAAATACCTATTAATATCAAGTTGATGCGGAACAACAATTGATTTTAGATTACTGTATGGCTGCCTATGTGGCACAAGATCAAAACTAGATGCTCGGGTTTTCAAGTTCCATGTTACCACCAATTATTACTTTGTTTTAGCGATATGAGCTCTATTTTCCAATAGTGTGTAACCAAACGAGGAGTTGGATTCTTGTGCGATTATATGTTGTTCCTAGTTTGACGTTTGCCCGTGCGTTCTTTCCTTTGACGTACAGATATTGATGAATGTAAGGAGAAGAAAGCCTGTCAATGCCCTGAATGCAACTGCAAGAATACGTGGGGCAGTTATGATTGCACTTGTAGCGGAGACTTGTTATATATGTGGGACCATGATACTTGCATAAGTTGGTTTATTACAAATTGTTGTTACTTTGTATGTACTTGGTCTCCTTTCGTAGTCTTTGACTAATTTTTATTCTTGTTCTTCTGCAGGTAAGGGGGCTTCTGAGGTGAAGTCTTCTTGGGTGGCTGTTTGGGTTGTTTTGATTGGATTGGCTATCGCTTGTGGTGGAGCATATCTCGTGTACAGACATAGATTGAGGGTAAGTTTCTATGCATACATATGCATTAATGCTTGTCCTGGTATTCTGACACTCGAGTgatatttttgttgaatatcTTTGCCTATATCTGGTTTTGtttttggaaaaatatttttcgagaactTGTTTATGGAAAATGAATCGAAGAAGTTGCATTTTATTTTGTTCTTTTGAGGACAATATTTTCTGCCTTAATATCATGTTATGAAAGAATATGCCCGGTTATTtagttttttaatattatagatatgttatttgaaatttgaaagtgtATTATCTTGGTTTGAGAGACTATTTTTTTAGGGATATGAAAACATTTTCAGCTTTACTTGTCCCAAGATCTATGGATTTTTGACTATAAACATGGTATGTCATCTAGATAGGGTATACCCTCGCTAAAACAATTTGTAGATTAAGTGAATGAAATAACTTGATGTATAATAACTTGACGTTTGTGCAGAGGATGTGGTTGTGTGCAAGCCAACTCCACCTGTTTTTCCAAAAATTCTACTTTTGTTCATCCAAGAAGTTTGACCCCCCTTCATTTTATTCTTTTTGGGGTCATCGGACATCGTTTGCTTCCAAACCTTGATCCATACCTAGCCTTCAAAACTAAATCTAAAGCTCCATATATATTACTTTATCAACTTTAATGTATTTGTGGTTCCTTCATCATCAATGCCAGCTTATTTCTTTACTATCTTGGCCATATTGTGTAAAATTGTAGTCTTGAATTCTTTTTCCATGGTTGCATTTCCAGTCATACATGGACTCGGAGATAAGGGCTATAATGGCGCAATACATGCCTCTAGATAGTCAACATGATGTTCCAAATCACTCACACGAAGATCACGCTTGAGATTAAGCTCGACCCTTGTGCTTCACGAGGGTGGCGTGTGGACTGGTCTGGGCAAAATTCTGCCTCCAACAATGGTTTTGGAAGGTAGATAAGTGAAGTTAGAACTGTCCTTGTGTCTGTTTTACGATATAGCTGAGTCGGGACTGTTAAAGGAATCTGAGAAAAGTTTGGTTGAAAGAGTGTATATTTTCCTCGCGACTCTGTGTATCCTGAATGTAGTTAGAGTTGAACTTTGTTCGTCGGGGCAAAAGTCTgtatttaaataattgttaCCTGTGAATGGTTGTGAAAGTGCATGCCCGTCAGTGTCAGATGGAACTTTTTTTCTTTCCATGCAATAAAGATTTGGGACTTTTAGAATGTCCCATGTTTATGTTTTGCAGATAAAGTCAGGGGCTTGCTTCTTATTTTCTAGACATTTCTCAAAACGTTTAAGGCATAAAACTGCGATTATATAAAACAGTAGTTGTGGTTCTTATCGGTGGTATCACGTGTGGCGACTTgagataataatataaaaataaagtataaaattGGACACGTGAAAAACTCCTAAAAATTATTAAGGTATAAATTATGGACATGATGAAAAGAattcattataatattttatagtgTACAACTTATCTCACTGTGTTTTCAAAAAGAGCACACATCTATACttctatactattatattaagtgtGAGAGCCTTAGAATAACTACCTTTGaggacaccaaaatatttaattccataattacccttcttaccatacttaaaatattttcaagtcactccatattttaaatagaaaaaaatcaaaataaaactttctttttaaatcgaacaacttttctaaatcgaaaataatttcgtgttaattatttagtattatttgatcaaattaaaaataataatagcacATACAATACATGTGCATCTTTTACTAGTATTCTTAATGTAGGAggacaaacacctcacaaatattatagaactaagtaCTCAAATGATATAAGATGATAAAGAACTCGATGAAATGATGATTTCTTAATGAGGAGAGGGAGCTCGAGCTTCTCATTCATGTGAAAACACATATAAAATGTGTATTCCGTATGAACATTTCAAATTTGCTGCAAAACGTGTTCTTTGAAGTTCTGCCTAACATCATGTGTTCCCATATCATTTATTGGTTGTCTGCCACCAACCTTCTTCTATCGACATTTATCTCACTTGGAGATTTTATTGTTAATCAAACACATATTCATATTTCTTTTCAATCTTGTCGTTCCCTATTGTTTACGTTTCTGTTAGGCCTTTTGAAGATCTACATCACTCAAACTTTTCAATGTTCAATGGCTTAGTTAAAACATCAGTTATGTTATCTTTTGTATGAATCTTTTGCATATACACGCTTCCTTCCTCTACTACTTCTCGAACAAAGTTAAATTGGATTCCAATGTGTTTAGTCCTGGAATGAAATATTGGATTCTTTGTGATATGCAAGGCACTATGACtgtcacaaaataaagaaacattctcttgtttgtgtctGATTTCCTCtaataaccttttaatccatattgcctccttaCAGTTCCTTATACAAACTCATTTCAACTCATGACTTATTTCTTGTCTACTCGAAACTCCTACCACACTCTTGATTGTAGGCTGCAACCTCACAATCCGTATAATGTTTAATGTCAACTATgtcaagactacaaacacaatatttaatgtctttgtgtgaAAACTCgctcaactaaactttgaagGTCAACTCTTATGTATATGTGTAAGCGATTGTGCATGAGGATTTAATCCTTTACAGTGTGTATATCTCAAATGTAACCTCACACTTGGGCTTGCTCTCATTCTATCTAATTTCTTCATGTAGATTGTTCATGCTTTGAATCACATTCCAAAGCTTGTATTttatcttcaagatgttgtgtTTATAGCCTCCAagaatgatatatacgttagccACAAGAATATGGTCGTTTGAAAAGTTTCTATATTGTTTCTGATATTAAAACGGTCATTTTCGGGTTGCTGGCCACTTTTTCCGAGCCAAACTACTTTTGAAATCCATTGTCGATTGGGTTCGTCAGCTATACTGATCATTCAGTTGGGCTCTTCAGCTAGAATGAACCAAATTGATGAGGTCTGCTTAAATCAGTTTTGTTGATTTCAGCTTGTGCAGAACTAGTATTTTTATCGTCATATATCATCATCTTACACTCCAATTCATATTTTGACTTGTtaatatgatttgtagatcatcgtTTTAGCTTTTTAATGCATTGTTTCATTTGGATAACCGAACTGATCAGGCTAaccaaaataccgcaactgCTCATGCCAACTGATTCTTGCTGATCAGCTAAATTGATGAGCCTTGCTGCTATCAGTTTGCTTAGATAACATTAAATTTAGAATGATTGACATGAGATATGACTTTATCTAAATTGAGTTTTATGTTCATTAGTTTTGGCATATGGTCATTCGCATCTACGAGCTGTGAGATATCGTCAAAACACTGCAGATTGTCAGATTTAATTTGACTAAATTCGAATTTCAGCTTCCATCTTGAGTTAACAACTTCACATTTGAGTAAATATATTAGAAACACAAAAAAAAGTTTTATTgtcatcaaaatcaaaatcgtGTTTGAGTTTATAAATCCAACAATAAAACTTCGAACCAAATTAATGCTATCAGTTTTGGAAAATCGCAAATGAAATGAAATcgttaataaataaaaatcatttctcttcaaataattcttttgactatttttatatataatttacattttaaaacaaTCTAATTGGAATAGACAAATATCAATATGCATGCAAGTATTTAACATTATAATGTATGCTAATGAAATTACAAATTTCTGtctcaaaaaaaatataaattttcaaaatgaAATAGTTCAACTTTAAAGAAATACTCATCGACACTATCACACTTCAAAAATGGAGAGACAGCATCTTGTACTTCCATTAAACTTCAGTTTAAATCATTGGAAAGCTTAGAATGTATAAAAATAACATCTGTTATCAATTTTTCGTCATACTGATTATATGATATACATATTCAAATGATATTGATGTAACCAAAAATTATGATTATCCGAATTCCTCTACTGGTTCGTAATCGGGTCTTCCAAGTAACTGATGGAGAGAAATCTTTGTGGGCTATCACCTGCGTCACAAACAAAACGTCAGAGGCGCCGGGGTAGACACTCCGGCTCAAGTCAGGAAATAACTCCTAGATCGTCATTGAGAGCTAAAAGGTTTAAGTATCCAAAAAAAATCCTCCCCGAATAATGAGAATactctcttatttatagatttttttgGAGAGTGTATAGTATAGGCTTGAgcttttataattaatatagTAGGCTTGggcttttataattaatttgagcCTCATTAATCATTACCCATCAGATATGTTATACATTAAAACTATGAATCAAATTGAAACTTTGAACCAAACAAACCAATTTTTTCAGtttgattaattttaaaacgaatcaAAATCGTGATCGACTAAATACAAATTCAAACCATGGTTTTATTGAGTTTAGTTTGGTTTATGCTTATTCATAATCTAGAGGGTACAACTTTAGAAATTAACTTGAAAGTAGTAAAAGCATTAAAAAAATCTCCAGCACTACATCATCTATTGACCCAAATATTAATAGCTAGAATTCATATCATCATTAATAataggagtaggtctcttgtgagacggtctcacgaatctttatctgtgagatcaGTATATCCTACCgatatacacaataaaaataatattattagcataaaaagtaatactttttcatgtatgatccaaataagagatatgtctcacaaaatacgactcgtgagaccgtttcaaaCAAATTTTTGCTTGATAATAGAGTTATGAGAAGTTAATCAGAGAACAAACTTGTCTTACCATTAAGTCCAACAAACGAAAAAGAATGATAAAAGGCACACACTGATAGATAAACTATTTAGAAAGTCTATGAGCATTGAACTCAAAGAATTAAAGGGATGCCTAAATTAATTTCATGACAATACATCTGAGGATGACAATGGGTCTAGATTGAAGTGATGCTCAATTTGAACTAGTTTTTATCATAAATTTACTTGTTAAAAATTAGCAGTGTCGAAAAAATactataaatataattatttgacGGGTCTAACTCGTCAGTTTCGGGTAAAGGTTTGGGTGAATATGAGTTTAGATTTAATAGGTTTTTCGAAATCGTATAGGTTTTTCGAAATCTAAACGGACAGTGTCTCACTTCTCAGCAGTATATCAACTCAGTAAATGATCCAAAGAACAGATGACTATAatactaataaaattattagtttcATGTCACATGCAGACATAAGGAATACAATGCATCACTTGCAAAAAGATGGAAAACCACAATGTACACCGGTGACGGAGTATGGTATATTAGATTAAACTCAATAAAGGAACAAGAATAATTAGTCCCCGTAAAAGAATTGTATCGCCGGTATTTATATTAATATGTCAAAAagggaaaaggaaaaaaaaagtcaTCAAACAGTGGTAATTGTGTGTTTATGTATCATGTGATATTTATTCACAAAAAAATCAAGTAGTAGTCGTCGTCCTTGTCATCGTCTTAGTTGTAGTATTCATGGTCAGATTTAGGATTGTGTTTTCGGGGAGGGAATCCTGAGATCGAGCCCCAAGTCCATTCCATTGTAGACAATTGGAGAGTACATCCATAGAGCATCAGAGCTCAAAAGCTGCATGATATAACAACATTAATCAAGATTTGGAAATCAACAAGCAACTCAAGCTCCAAAAGATTTGAAACCACAAATAGTTCGATTTCATAAAATCTAGACGAGAAAATAATGGAGTAAATGACTAAAGTTGCATTGTTGCCACGGGAGTAATCTGAAATGTATGAACATGTGAATTGATTCGACTTGGTTCCGAAAAAGAAGGGTAATAAAGGGTTATTCTCTAACCAATTTGGTGGTGGAACCAAAGGAAAACTATCATggtgtaatttattttaaagcgTGACTTTTGCACGTTCCCATCTTAATCGATTTCTTTATTGGTCCTCCAGATTAAAAAACAGATTTCTTTCATGCTTAGATCACTCTAGATCTGCATGCCAAATTGTGCACGTCTCCCTAACTCGCTCATTTCCAGTATAAACGTTTCTTGAAAGAAAAGTAATGCCATAATGAACTCTATTCAAGAACAAATCTTACCTTAATCTGAAGTTGCAAAAATTTTACATATTGGACAGCCTCTTCAAGCATTGTGCTGATGTCAACCTATCCAAACAAAGGTTGATTATCCCTCGTCAGATTCCCCTTCCAAATTACTTGTAAAAATTACAAGGGCAACCCATTTCAATGGAGTTTACCTTGGTTCCATTAGGGACAAGGCCCTGCAATATTCTCAATCTCTCATTTATTCTCTCTCTTCTTTTCTTCAAAATGGTGGAAAAAAATATCGTTACCAAAACATATGATTGGATTACGATCTAATATAATAATTACAATACTTCGAAGATAATTACCCTAGCATAGAGGCTCTGAGGATCAGTTGCTGAACCCCTACTGGCTCGTGTCTTTCCATTTGAATTGAGAATCCGACCACCCTTTGGAATTGAAGTTGAAGTCACCCCATGAGTATGCTCAAGCGAAGCAATCGACTCATCCTCTGAGCACCAGCTGCTAGTGCGCTGCTTGAAAGTTGCATTACTGATATCATCATTGTAGTTGTTTTCATAGTCAATGTTGTCTAGCTTCGGgaacttcttgaatttcatgCTCCTGTTACTTTGATCCTGAATGGCATGAGGACA
This region of Primulina eburnea isolate SZY01 chromosome 14, ASM2296580v1, whole genome shotgun sequence genomic DNA includes:
- the LOC140811984 gene encoding transcription factor bHLH84-like isoform X3; protein product: METIGTISEGQWSSFNGLCSEEADFVDLLLVTMDYSMTEAKNNVSRVCFLTNNAMESDDFLHRELGMLHETPEREPLGEDEFRVPPEMCKKRSRLPGEDQSNRSMKFKKFPKLDNIDYENNYNDDISNATFKQRTSSWCSEDESIASLEHTHGVTSTSIPKGGRILNSNGKTRASRGSATDPQSLYARKRRERINERLRILQGLVPNGTKVDISTMLEEAVQYVKFLQLQIKLLSSDALWMYSPIVYNGMDLGLDLRIPSPKTQS
- the LOC140811057 gene encoding vacuolar-sorting receptor 3-like, with amino-acid sequence MGCSKISKSALFLGFLLLIFAESVVGPFVVEKNSLRVTSPEDLKGTYDSAIGNFGIPQYGGSMAGTVVYSKDNKDGCKPFGDSGVSFQGKPGALPTFVLVDRGECFFALKVWNAQNSGAAAVLVTDDVDEPLITMDSPEEDVASGKYIENITIPSALISKNFGERLKKAIDGSDMVNLNLDWREAVPHPDDRVEYELWSNSNDECGAKCDMLMEFVKDFKGAAQILEKGGYTQFTPHYITWFCPRAFTVSKQCKSQCINHGRYCSPDPEEDFSSGYDGKDVVLENLRQLCVFRVAKEAQKSWIWWDYVTDFKIRCPMKEKKYNKECADGVIKSLGLDLKKIEKCMGNPEDDSDNAVLKEEQDAQVGKGSRGDVTILPTVVVNNRQYRGKLEKGAVLKALCSGFEETTEPSVCLSGDVETNECLENNGGCWQNRAANLTACKDTFRGRVCECPVVNGVQFKGDGYNSCTATGPGRCQISHGGCWNENRNGIVFSACVDYEEGKCSCPPGFKGDGVKSCIDIDECKEKKACQCPECNCKNTWGSYDCTCSGDLLYMWDHDTCISKGASEVKSSWVAVWVVLIGLAIACGGAYLVYRHRLRSYMDSEIRAIMAQYMPLDSQHDVPNHSHEDHA